CAACAGATGTAAGAAGGGTTAAATTTAATGTTAGGCTGATGTTGTACTTTTAACATATTTCTAGCCCTATAACATCATAAATTAATCgatattttggttatgttttctCATTTTCATATTTGATAATGGAAGAGAAACTTGAGATTCTTGCAAATTGGGGTGAGTAAATTTTTTATTGACAAACTGCAACTCACAAAGTCATCTACACTCATCAATGGGATCAGATAAGACCCTTAAGCCATTATCAAAGTTCTGCCGCAAAGCATTCAAGGCTCTAAATTTAGGCCAAGCCAACGAGTTTCTCACTAAGCTCCCATATTTTGCGTGCTTTATCTTGATCACTAGCTTCTTGAGATAACTGGTTCTCGAATGAAGCCGAATCCTTGTTCCAGCTCCAGTAAACACCAGATTTCGTCAAGCTAGGATCGCTCACGACCTACATTAGAAGCAATGAAATTGTGTTAATGCACAAAAGATCATAACCGAGCATTCGCATTCGCTATCTTAGTTTTTGTTTATACCTGAGCGAGTCTTTTTCCGGCTTCCTCTTCGGAGACGAACCCCTTGGTGATGTACTTCTGGAATGGAGGGAAGAGGAGCCTGAACAAAGGAATGTGCTCCCTGAACAAGCCGGTGGTAGCTATGCAACCAGGGTACAATGAAGCGAATGTAATGCCGGTTTCCTCATGGAAACGCCTATGGAATTCTTGCATAGTGAGCATATTGCAGACTTTGCTGTCCTTGTATGCTTTGGCACCATCAAAATCTCCACCATCAATCATGGCAGAGCTGTTCAGTCCATTTAGTCCACCTGCAAGTCCTCTTAGATCCCCAAGGTTTGCCTTCGGAGGTACATTACCGGCCAATGTATTTGTGTTTCCTGATTCATTCCATGTTAGTACACCAATACCACAATTCATACAAAAATGCTCATTTTGAATGACATTGGTATAGCAAATTACCTGTTATGGAACCGACGATGATGAGGCGTTTCGATGGATAATCGGATTGCTTCAAATCATCGAGCAATAACCGCGAAAGAAGGAAGTGACCGAGGTGATTAGTCCCCACACTAAGTTCAAATCCTTCAGCAGTGAAAGTGGGTTCCTTGGCAGTTGGTTGATAAACAGCAGCATTGCAAACAAGTACATCAAGAGGTCGGCCTGATCGCTTGTAGCTATCGACGAATTGTCGGACACTGTCGAGGGAGGCAAGGTCTAAATGCATAATGGTGTAGTTTTCTTTTGACATTCCAGCAGACTTAGCAGCTCTCTCAGCCTTGAGAAAGTCCCTGCAAGCCATTATAACATGCCATTTCCCAGTTTCAGCCAAGGCCTTCGCAGTGGCTAAACCCAATCCAGAGGAGGCACCGGTGATGATCACACTACCCTTTCTTAGTGTTTTCTTTCCATCCACTGTAGATCTGGTGATTGCTGGTGTTGCAGTGGCTGTTGTTTGGGCTCTGACAGCCCCAATTCTATGGTTGAATTCCCTCTACAAAGGAAAAAAGCTCAATTACAGGCACAAAAACAGCATAAACACCATAGTTGTCCTATTTAAAGAACTCAGAATCCCAACCTTGCATCTTGAAGCAGAAGAGGTGAAGTCAGCTTTGATGTGATCAGAAAGTGACACTCCAAAGAGAGATGAATCCTTGAAAGAAGCACCAGACTTTCCCTACAAATTAGAACCCCAAAATGTCAAAAACCCCAAActgaatcagaaaaaaaaaacaagaaccaGTTCTTCAGTACAAAGCTGAAAACAAACCTCTTTTGGTACAGAGAAAGTAGATGGAACCAAAGCAGCAGCTTGTAGAGCCATGTATGTACCACTTTGAAATGGCTGTGTAGTGGACCAAAGTGAAGGGTGAGCTCAGTAGTAGAAAGAAGTGAGTGTTTGTTCATTGTGAGAAACGAGCAAAGATATTAAATAGTGACAGGTATGAAAAGATAAGATAATTAAGGAGGGTAAACTTATCTGCCACATCAATTCAATGTAGCCAATGAGCATTGAGTTTGGGATTTTctgaaatattttaataatgttttagtCCCTAAGTATGGGGATATTTTGGAGTTGTCCCCACCCACCAAGGATGTTCCACTCCCTGTAGTTATGGGCTGGTTTATCGGAAGATTGAAAGGGATAGGGAGTGGTCTCTGGTGAGGTACAGTGGAATGGATTAGAGAGGTGTTTGGAATTGGAGGGGGGAGCCGATGTTTCTGGACTGAGAGTGGCAATTCGGTCCACCTAGTACAAAtccataatttattaaaattttattaaaaaattcaaatatatataatttgattcaattcatcTATATCAATTCacgaattaattaattttttatttattttaaattatttatcgaCCGAGaaaatttatatcaatttatggattatttttatatattttaaatcattGATTTTACCTACTAAAGATGAAAAGAGACTTTTAGATTTTAGATTTCAAACTACTTCGCATTCTCTCCATCTAAGAAGAGCATTGCCAGTCAAGGGGTTAGCAAAGACTTCAGTCaccctaaaatataaaaaaatactttaaaatttataaaaatttaaatcagtgaaagtaaaattatactttgactcttaaaataataaaaattttatttaatcctttaaaattataaaaatatagatattaaaatagtgaaattatatttttactaacatcaaaatatataatttaatttcggtcCCCTAAAAAATTTTTTACTTTAACCTATATGTTCACTGTACACAATTCTTTCCTCTGTCCATGTAGCTGAAATTTTGTCGAAGAAGTAGCTATTCGttgatttatatttttcttgCATATTTTAGTTAGGatgatctttttttaatttacaagTAAATTTAAGAAACCACTAAATGTCTTTAAttggttaaaaatttaaaataaactaaataaataagaaatataatattttcttaaCTTTCCTTATAAAATGTAAAAACTCCATCCCtagtatattaaaaaaaaagtaagctATATAAATGGTGACTCAACTATGCCCGAATTCCTGTTTTGGTCATCTACCGTTAAATCGATAATAGAAAATCTTTTTCTAACTggtataacaacacatttaatcctcaatacttacttactttataaatttgatcctaattctaaacaattcaataaattcaacCATTCACATTTATaaatctatcaatttgatcctaaaactTCCTAACCAAACctttcaacttttaaaacaaAAGCATTCCACATCtatgaatttaatattaaaaatattaaaataaatgtttcccaacaaattggaaataaattttaaaaaatatgtatacttaaataacacaaagataggtgcaacttaacaagtaaatgcatctaaaatagtaacaaaattaacaataaaacaagagttatataatatccaaacaataacaacataatagtagcaaaataaaagtgaaatggtagcaaaatagtgaaaaaaaatgaaaatagaaacaaaataataaaaaaatagcaaGAAAACAGTAAAAAGAACAACagtttttttttgcatattcagGCTGGGTCGGCCCAAGCCAAAAAGGTCTTACTCAAGGCCcaacccgttttctaaacaggccaaattttttttgcccaaatctatttttcgagcttatatttttacccaaaccctcccacttttcggGCAAGCCTTCGGAATGTGGAATGTGGAATGCCTCTGCTTTTGAAGCTAAAAGCTTAGGTTAGAAAGttagaggattaaattgatataatttataaaGGTAAAGGGTtctatttattgaattatttagaattaggatcaaattaatagaatatataaGTAGTGAtaactaaatatgttattataccatTTAGAAAAAGGTTTTTCATTATCAATTTATCAACGGTTAACCAAAACAAGAACGAATTCAAACCTTAGTACCTAAATTGAACacttttaaagttgagtgaccaaaataagaaTACGGACATAATTGGATGGTCATTTGTATAATTTACCCTTAAGAAAATAACAAAAGGTTGACAGATTAACAATTCATATTACAAGTGGTCCTTCAtcacttaaaatcattaaaatcattatatatttataagtttttttatacATTAGATGGGTATAATTGAGTATTAACATTGAGATTCATTGTAAAATTTTGATGGCTAATGTAAGGTCTTATATCTTCTTATTTGGAAGAGAATAATTTTGGGGTTTGGAGAATTCCAAATGCTTTCAAGTGGTTAGACTTTTGATTTGGTAAACTTGTTGGAAGGAAAGAATGTTATTGGGCTTAAGTGGGTTTTTAAAAAAGTACCATGCAAATGGAAACATCAAAAAACGTAAGGCAAGACTGGTAGTAAAAGGTTATTCCTAACATTAAGGCATTGACTTCGATGAAACATTCTCTTTTATTGCTTGTTTTGACACGGTGAGAACATTTTTAGCCTTGGCTGCTAAATTAAATTGGCTAGTGTATCAATTTGATGTTAAATCTTCCTTTTTAAATGTGACTTGGAAGAGGAAGTTTGTATTGCTCAATTTGAAGGCTTTGTTGTTAATGGCAAAGAAGATAAAATATACAGGTCAAAAAAGGTGCTTTATGAATTGAAGCAAGTACCTAGAGTATGGTACTTTAAAATTGATTCTTATTTTCAGGAAAATGGTTTTGAAAGAAGTAATTATGAGCCTACTCTTTATATAAAGAGTGAAGGTGAAGATTTTTTGGTGGTATgtttttatgttgatgatatgatttatATAGGTTCAAACGAatttttgttgctaaatttaAAGATTGCATAATGAAGAAGTTTGAAATGTTTAACTCAAGTCTATTGCATTGTTTCCTTGGTCTTGAACTGAAACAAGGTGTTGATGGGATATTTATTTCACAAAGGAAATAAGCAATTGATCCTTTGAAAAGTTTAATATGGCCAATTGTGAGGTTGTTGTCACACCCATGAATATTAATGAGAAGTTGTGTCACGAtgattgagctgaaatggaatGTCACACTTTAAAAGTCTTGCTAATAGTTTAAATTATTCATCTCATACAATACCATATATTTCTTTCTCTATTGGAGTTGTGTCGAGGTTTATACGCAATCCAAGCAAGCTTCACCTTGGagttgtaaagagaattttgagatATGTTATAGGAACACTCTAGCATGGGATTTGGTATTCTAaagtttcaaatttcaaattaattgaCTTTACAAACAATGACTGGGCTGGTAGCATTGAAGATAAGAAGAGCGCATTagatttcattttcatcttttgGTCTAGAACAACTTTGTGGAGTTCAAAGAAACATGCATTAGTAACCTTATCAACCTCTAAGGATGAGTATGTAGCTGCAACATCTTCAACTTGACAAGTAGTTTGGTTAAGGAGAATTCTTGCATATTTCAATCAAAACCATATAGTTGTAAAGGAGATATTTTAGGATAAAAGATTGTCTATTGTTATGAAAAAAAACTATCTTTTCATGGTAGAACCAAACACATCGATattcattatcattttatttgaAGCCTTGTTTCTACCGA
The genomic region above belongs to Gossypium hirsutum isolate 1008001.06 chromosome D05, Gossypium_hirsutum_v2.1, whole genome shotgun sequence and contains:
- the LOC107903551 gene encoding protochlorophyllide reductase, chloroplastic; translated protein: MALQAAALVPSTFSVPKEGKSGASFKDSSLFGVSLSDHIKADFTSSASRCKREFNHRIGAVRAQTTATATPAITRSTVDGKKTLRKGSVIITGASSGLGLATAKALAETGKWHVIMACRDFLKAERAAKSAGMSKENYTIMHLDLASLDSVRQFVDSYKRSGRPLDVLVCNAAVYQPTAKEPTFTAEGFELSVGTNHLGHFLLSRLLLDDLKQSDYPSKRLIIVGSITGNTNTLAGNVPPKANLGDLRGLAGGLNGLNSSAMIDGGDFDGAKAYKDSKVCNMLTMQEFHRRFHEETGITFASLYPGCIATTGLFREHIPLFRLLFPPFQKYITKGFVSEEEAGKRLAQVVSDPSLTKSGVYWSWNKDSASFENQLSQEASDQDKARKIWELSEKLVGLA